The DNA sequence AAGTAGACACTATCGCATGATTATCGTCTATTATCTCTTCTAACGTGCCAACGGACATTGGTGTGCCACGAAGATCGTCCACTTTCGATCTCTCCTCCTCGTTCTTCTCCTCCTGCGGCTTCAGACGCTCCTGATTTCTGATGAATTCCTCTTCCATCAGCAGGTAATCCTTTATGCGTTCCATTTTTAGTAGCTTCAGTCTGCAACGTGTGTGAGGCGTCACTTGAGGCAGCTTCAAAGCAGCATCCGGCCCTTTAGTGCGCCTTTTCTTTTTGCCCACCCTCGTGGGAATTGGCGGctcgtattttttctttttgtcctTATCATCCTTCTTGTCTCCTCCGCTGCCGCCAGTCCCAGATTGATTCTGACcctgttaaaatttatgattaaagAATCTCACGAATGAAATAAGAAATGTATTGAGGAAAATATcctcgtaataaaaaaaatcaaagaaagaCCTTTCGATGAAAGTtgaagaaaagaatttaagaCAAGGCAAATATTTGACGGATGGTTAACCTAAAAGATCAACGAACAGAACAGATATCGCTATGAAATTAGCGATAATACGCGATTACTTTTTAGTTTCCTAAATAGCAAAAAGCTAGTCcacatttgtattaaataagtcacttgatatattttaacagaCTCACCATTCTCCGTCAGAATGCTTGAACTTAGCTTGACTTCCCTTCGAAACAGCGGAGTCATT is a window from the Monomorium pharaonis isolate MP-MQ-018 unplaced genomic scaffold, ASM1337386v2 scaffold_371, whole genome shotgun sequence genome containing:
- the LOC118648327 gene encoding 26S proteasome regulatory subunit 4-like, coding for MGQNQSGTGGSGGDKKDDKDKKKKYEPPIPTRVGKKKRRTKGPDAALKLPQVTPHTRCRLKLLKMERIKDYLLMEEEFIRNQERLKPQEEKNEEERSKVDDLRGTPMSVGTLEEIIDDNHAIVS